One Cydia pomonella isolate Wapato2018A chromosome 15, ilCydPomo1, whole genome shotgun sequence DNA window includes the following coding sequences:
- the LOC133525673 gene encoding meso-2,3-butanediol dehydrogenase-like, with amino-acid sequence MDFKNKVVVITGASSGIGAAAAFLFAKQSATLVLVARNEQLLNDVAAKCESENGIKPLIIRAELSSDDDVKNIVTKTIETFEKIDVLVNNAAVGMRGSIRDGVEPYDTVMAVNVRSVYLLTSLATPHLVKSKGCIVNVSSVAAFKPIKDADYLPYCISKAALDQLTRCVALELARDGVRVCSVNPGGTRTSFAQNAGFSKEEVEQLYATRDKSYPLGKMAEPGEVADLILYLASDRARSITGTVYVIDNGETLM; translated from the coding sequence ATGGACTTCAAGAATAAGGTCGTCGTGATTACTGGCGCGAGCTCCGGCATCGGTGCAGCTGCCGCCTTCCTGTTCGCCAAACAATCTGCCACCCTCGTCCTCGTGGCAAGAAACGAGCAACTACTCAACGACGTAGCGGCAAAATGCGAATCCGAAAATGGAATCAAACCGTTGATTATTCGAGCGGAATTAAGCAGCGATGACGATGTCAAAAATATAGTGACAAAGACTATTGAAACGTTTGAGAAAATTGACGTGCTGGTGAATAATGCTGCAGTAGGAATGCGCGGCAGCATTCGTGATGGAGTCGAGCCTTATGACACCGTCATGGCTGTGAACGTCAGATCGGTATATTTATTGACCAGTCTTGCTACACCTCATCTAGTGAAGTCCAAAGGCTGTATTGTGAACGTGTCGAGCGTTGCTGCTTTCAAGCCTATCAAAGATGCTGATTATTTGCCTTACTGCATTTCAAAAGCTGCTCTTGATCAGCTGACGAGGTGTGTGGCTTTGGAGCTTGCCCGTGATGGAGTTAGAGTATGTTCTGTGAATCCTGGAGGTACGAGGACTTCGTTTGCACAGAACGCCGGATTCAGCAAAGAAGAAGTGGAACAACTGTACGCGACTCGTGATAAGAGCTACCCGCTAGGTAAAATGGCAGAGCCAGGGGAGGTGGCTGACCTGATTTTGTATCTAGCCAGCGATCGCGCGCGCAGCATCACCGGCACAGTTTACGTAATAGATAATGGTGAAACACTAATGTGA